The Gadus morhua chromosome 18, gadMor3.0, whole genome shotgun sequence DNA segment AAAATTGTGTACTCAAAAAATATTTCTTGCATTACGTATTGTGTTGTTTGAGAAAAGGCACACCCACGTTTCCATCACGCTGCAATAGTTGGTTCCGTTCCCAGATCTCCAtgacacccaaccccccccagctCACTTACAGCGCCTCACCCCTCGGGCACTTCACCGACGGTTTAAAAAAGAACAACGCTTCTCGGAGACTTCGGCTATGAAACACGAGAGCAACGCATGTCGGCTCGTCAAATAGCCTTTGGGCCTTGGTCCCCTTCACGGGGCTACAGGATGGGGACAGGCCGTGTCTGTGTGCCTAGCGTCGCGTCGGACCCACCTGACGAGCCACCAGCCGTCCTTGGTCATCCGCAGCACGCTGACCACCGCGCCGATGGGCACCGACACCTCGTCGGCCTTCTGGCCGGTGAATGTCCGCACGGCCAGGTACAGGGCGGCTCCTAAAAAGGGAGAaacggggggagggagaccaACAATGATTCTTTTGTCGTCTTTTCTTCTCGTGGGTCGGATCTCCAACGCTATGAAGCATGGCGGTCTGCcaatgttgggggggggggggattccacCAATATCAAGTTTAAAAACGCCAGTCGGGTGGAGGAGATAACGCACCTCCTTCCAGGAGGGCTTCCTCCCAGTCGTTgtggtcgtcgtcgtcgtcgtcgttgcTGTCCTCCTCAAACATCTGCAGGTAGGGGGCGGGGAACCAAGCCAGGCGCTTGTGTTGGTTCTCCACCAGCCACCAGCCTGCCAGAGCATCGGAGGGTTAGACAGCGACGACACCACAATGCTTATCATCAGTGCaaggtgtgtttgtctgcgtgtgtgtgtgtttggtgtgtgcttttaaaaacaaaaaaaaaggtacaGCTATGTCGTGGCAAGCCTGTTTGAAAAACAGGTTGGAAAGTAATTTAGCCCGTTTGAAAAAACAGGCAAATACTGGACATTTGGAAAGTAATCTCCTTAAAAGGGTCAACTGTCAGGGTTGGAAACCATATATGCTAGGAAGGTGGGGATGGTTAGTGTGTGATGAGTGACCAACCTGCAGGGTCTTTGATGAGCACCTCCAGAACCTCCTCGTGGACCACACTAAAGGGCCGGTTCTTTGTGTCCTTCGTCTCGTACGCGGCAACGCAGCGGTATGTCTGGCTCACAAAGGGTGACGTGACGCTGCCCGAATGCGGTCTGTTGACATCAGCCACACCTCCGCCTTGCATATTGGAGAGGTCGCCCGACGGCAGCACCATGATGCTAGCACACAGAGGAAGAGTCCATTAGGTCCACAGTTTAGATTTGAGGAGATGCATTTATGCCAATTCGCAATGGATGGCGCCACAACCGGTTGAATTTCGCAGCATAGACTTACCTATTCTTGGTGAAGTCCGGCTGCAAGTCCTGGTCTTTGCACGTGAAAAACAGATTGACCTCTGAACTCTGGCAGACGGAGGAGTCGCATTGCAAAAGTTTGGAACAGTAGTCGTCGAGGATCTTCATGCGATGGACGGATCTCCTGGAGCTGTTTTGCTGCAACATGGTTTTAATGGCGCGGGCTGAGCAGAGGGAAGACGCAATTAAACTCAAAGCCCACTGTGAATTAAGATGCTACATTACTGGCACTTTTAACTGTTGGTTCAGCATAAAACAAACCCAATTACCTCTGAATTTTGGGATGACTCTTTCACTTTTCTTGAGAGGGTTCAAAAGCGGGAACTTCTTTTTCAGATgtccctgaaaaaaaaaaggaagacgAAATAGATGTCAATACATGTTCAAACCCTATtcatacattttacaattagcATCAATTAAGAAAAAGAATCAATACTGTGCCCACGTTTGATCATTTATAATAACTGTACTTACATGGAACTTTTGAAATTCCTGGAAGGATCTGTAGATGATCCCTTCACTGTCATCAGACCAGACAACAGACACGATGTACATCTACAAAACAAGCACAAACAGAACACATAAAAATAAGGTTTATGATATATGTTCTCGGGAagaagcaaaataaataaaagaaaacatatattTATCCAAAATCATTTAAATAAACGCAAGATTAAGCAAATACCTTCACGTTTGGCGCACTTCGGATCATCACCCCGATCAAGCGAGAGCTGATGACGTGCCGCGGTTGGTTGGCCATCGCAATGAGAGTAGTGCAGAGGGATGGTACGACTGTTTCAGTCTCTTCTGCGCTAGGTTCAGCTGCTTTGTGCTGTCTGCTCTACTGGacacctgtaggcctacttatagaGCGCTCGAAGGGCGAGGGCGGAGCCAAGTGTAGCTCCCGTGTGCCAAATAAAAACTTGATTGGTGATGCGTAGGACTTTACTATAAACGTTTATTTgggtttttctttttgattgcTTAaggtgtaataaaggcctaccTATAAATTCTGTTCTTtgatctttttcattttttgtcgGTTTcctgatttatttattaaaccTCTACGTCTTTTACATTGTACTGCTTTTTAACATGTGCAAAGGTTTTCTAATAAGTTCAGACTTGCCTTATTCAGTCGCGAAAAACGATTACAGAAAACCTTGTTGGCCAAATGTCCAAAAATAATTCCATACTGGGGAATATATTGCAAAATGAAGCCTTCTAGGTAATTAAAAAAACTATGCTAAATTTGAAGATTCAACTATTTgtttttagatttattttttaactgttAAGCCTACAAGACCAATGTGTTTTTTACTATAAGAGTATATAACATATCTGATAACTATTACAAATTAAAACGAACTAGTCTGTTAATTAAATACACTTTCATATTTAATGAATGTAAATCAATCCATTTGTACTACATGTACtacttatttattaataataacaataagcTCAAAATGGAAAATAAGCAAAGCACATTTAAAGATAAAAGAACATTTGTTCTTTTATGTCTTTTATGTTCTTTTATATTTCCTATTGTTCATTgttctgtccatccatccatctatttaaTGACAACTCGTGAAAAAACACATGCCTGCTCtcccacacgcacccacacgcacccacccatacgcacccacacccacgcacacacacccacacgcacacacaccaacacacatacacttgcacacaGATATGCGCTCACATCCCCACACAccttacatgcacacacttagAATCCTTTTTTCCAGGAAAGAAAAGCACCTTagaagaaagtgtgtgtgtgtgtgtgtgtgtgtgtgtgtgtgtgtgtgtgtgtgtgtgtgtgtgtgtgcttgaaatCAAAAACCTTTGCATACTTTATATTGCAAAAGGACAACATTTTGCATAAATATCACCCTGGCGTTTCCTGGAAGAACCTTTTCGACGTACAGAAAATATCTTATAAGCCGTTGGGACAGACCATTTGTTCTTTTTTATCATTGACCAACAAGACTCTGAAAAGGCAATGGGGACAGAGCGAGGTGGAGGGGATCCCTGCAGTCTAAACCCTTTTCACCTTGAGACAATAGGTGTGGTCAGAGTCTTGGGCACCGTGAAGTAGACACACACTCTGTCAATCTCCTCAAAGGACCTCTTTGTGCGGTAATAATCATAATTAATCATAATCACCATATCGATATGGTGATTATGATTAAGGTGGTCGAGGTTAGAACCAACTCCTTGTCAAGATATCAGACAGGGAAACAACGGAAGGAACAATGGAACAATGGAAAAGCCTGGAAGTAAAATGGCTGTCTTTCAAgtaaatatatgtgtgtctctttgcGGGGAGGGACATGATAAGCACTGGCACAACCGAGTAGCTATGTCCCGCCCTGTGATCGGATGGACGTACCTGTTtggacacacacatgggaacgtgcgcatatgtgtgtgcgtctgtggttgtgtgtttgtgcgtgtgtgtgtgtgcgtatgtgtgtgtgtgtgtgtgtatgtgcgtgtgtttgtgggcatatgtgtgtgtgggcgtctgtgtgtgtgtgcatgtgtgtgtgtgcgtctgtggttgtgtgtttgtgcgtgtgtgtgtgtgtgcgtatgtgtgtgtgtgtgtatgtgcgtgtgtgtgtgtgggcatatgTGAGTgctggagtctgtgtgtgtgtgcgtctgtgtgtgtgcgtgtgtttgtttgtgcgtgcgtgtgttccaCGTTTCTAGGTGGGGAATACCACAGAAACATCTCTTTATTATCCCCATCGTTTCCCCCTACGTGTGACCATGCAGGTACGTCCATCCCGTCAGACGGACGCCAGAGCAGGGCGTGACAGTGCTGGCAGCCTCACGTGGTAGCAGGATTACTTCCTGGCATTGACATCatgccctcctccctccccactgcCACGTCCCATCACCAAAACACTGGACCCCCCCCTAACCTTTCCCCCGGTgccgcgtttgtgtgtgtgtgtgtgtgtgtgtgtgtgtgtgtgtgtgtgtgtgtgtgtgtgtgtgtgtgtgtgtgtgtgtgtgtgtgtgtgtgtgcacccgtgAGATAAAGCCCCTGGCGTCACTTCAGACGGGGCCGCCCGCCCGCCTCGCTTCAGAGGCACATGTGGGATAGTCCCGCCGTGTGAgaccgcagcccccccccccccccccccccccccccctgcacatcTCCCCTCGCCTCTGAgacactccacccccccccccccccccacctgggcTTTGAAGGAACACCTGGAGACCTAAGCCCCACCTCAGCCATCACCTTTTTTTTGGCCTAATCTGAAAACATACAGAGGGATCGGCGCACACACATAGCAAAGCAAACACATGCATAGGagtgcatacaaacacacacacacacacgcacacacacacacacacacacacacacgctcagacacgtgcagacatgcacacgtatagacatagagagacacacacacacacacacacacacacacacacacacacacacacacacacacacacacacacacacacacacacacacacacacacacacacacacacacacacacacacacacacacacacccacataactCTCTTaatttctcttcttctctgatAAGGTTTATTACCGCAAGATGACAGGTTATACATGCAAAACATTCGAAAGAATGAACAAAACCATTTTAAATGTTCAATTTACAGTAACTCTAACCCTTCTCTTTACATAATGtctatgtttaaaatgtttaaatgtttatataAACATTATATTATACTGTATTATATAGTATTGAATGAACAATTATTGACTACTGGCaaagtaataaaataatacagtTTGAAAGGTACATACATGTAGTTGAGGGGAACTAGTACCCTTTGCAGTTTATGTTACCAAATACCAGTTATTCCAGTGAAGCAACACAGGAATTCTCCTGAATAATAATTGCTTTGTACTGTGAGCCATTCATTTAGTCATACCTGCAGCCTATTCCCAGTAGGCAAGGCATATCTCTCGTCAGCCCAAGAAAACAAGCAGGAACACCCAATAGCAGTGACTTTAATTACATATTCATTATCTGAACTGTTGAGAAGCTTGAACGTGCGTCAATGACGTTAAGTTTACGATgactaaaaaaaaataacacacgtAATGAGGCACAGGTGGATTCTGTTTGGGAAATGGGATGGCAGACATACATTGGCAGACATACATACATCGGACATCGGTCAACTCTATAAATGAAGTTTGATTCATTAAGAGGGCGTGTtcccatggacctattaaagaatgAAGGGTGATCCTCACAAGTGCCAAGGGCAATGGCCGCTGGGTCGGCCAATAAATTGCATCACTAGAATAGACAGCTCCCATCAAGTAAATCACGCACACAGGTGCTTTCCGGGGAGTCAACAGCTTCCAGGAAGGCTTTGGACGCCCATTATCAGGATGTTAAGGAAGTAGTGCCATCGTTTATAGTCAAGGCAAGTTATGCCTTGATTTATAACCTGTGCTGGGAAAACAGGGCTGGCTGGAGTAATGCAAACAAGCTAAATGGGGGCCAGACAACGTTCTCTAAAAGTGCCTCTATTAGCACGGCCTCAGATCATATTCTATCGTTATTT contains these protein-coding regions:
- the noxo1b gene encoding NADPH oxidase organizer 1b; this translates as MANQPRHVISSRLIGVMIRSAPNVKMYIVSVVWSDDSEGIIYRSFQEFQKFHGHLKKKFPLLNPLKKSERVIPKFRARAIKTMLQQNSSRRSVHRMKILDDYCSKLLQCDSSVCQSSEVNLFFTCKDQDLQPDFTKNSIMVLPSGDLSNMQGGGVADVNRPHSGSVTSPFVSQTYRCVAAYETKDTKNRPFSVVHEEVLEVLIKDPAGWWLVENQHKRLAWFPAPYLQMFEEDSNDDDDDDHNDWEEALLEGGAALYLAVRTFTGQKADEVSVPIGAVVSVLRMTKDGWWLVRYNDKAGFIPSMYLKPYSNPQACLHSLQRKLHSSTLNLASPALEETQAGGRLMPSLSEHREPEGDSPGQSSGQQEKMSRLRKAHSLDLLSESDHAGSRGVRSFSLDEYASAPGGNAGKAQVPPRRPRGNSASSAVSGISAADSQLSDQSTSSTASIGSGSPGSPKGAAGGTPTVPARPKPQEILTRCTTMTRKAALASRDRLMQEPEVSIQSR